From a single Microcoleus sp. FACHB-672 genomic region:
- a CDS encoding PAS domain S-box protein — translation MQELLRNIFSQQFILDGRGWAILPQWGTCDLWQPALVWLHILSDSLMALVYYSIPVMLVYFVRGRSDLRFSWVFWLLGAFIVSSGTTHLTEVWALWHPQSWLAGSLKALTAVVALCTAGAMLPLIPQALALPSDLAASKHRLTLEICDRAVAEAQLRQTTAELQAIFKAVPDLYFRLYADGTILDYNAGHPEDLYLSPEMFLGKRMQDVLPAGVGTQMASAISQVFASPEDTSPLPIQIEYSLPMPAGKQTYEARLIPLIDNQIIVIARNITITKRSQEQVRSSQQMLRLVIDNIPELIFWKDKNSVYLGCNQNFARAAGVATPDKIVGLTDFDLPWTKEEAGWFRECDRRVMESDTAEYHIIETQLQADGKQSWADTNKIPLHDAGGSVVGILGTYEDVTERKQAEELLLRSEARFQRLAASVPGVIYQYRLSADGYQSILYVSPACRELYELEPEEFQQTFAYHLIHPDDRPSLDRAMAVSASTLEPWHWEGRLITPSSERKWLQTAARPELQPNGDILWDALVIDITERKRVEEQVYFQALLLDAVEQAAIAADLDGKITYWNRFAETLQGWQKEEALGRNFIELLPVEASRTEAAELLSRLRAGTSWSGEFALQRKDGTTFPVMTTNSPIYDVNGVLIGTVSISQDITKRKQAEEALRHSEVRSRTLAQREKLLNRLASQIRNSLDLDTILGTAVHEIRNLLQIDQCLFIWYRPNSSELFILNSELHGSIENSKLNIQNISHWEVVKEAKNPDLPSFLGCYSAKKTDILINRQLLNLEMLRVDDMSEASEPWERYLRKHLGYTAFLALPIQTRSGDVGVVSCGHFSERRPWSDNEVELLQAVSDQLAIAISQAESYAQAQEAARIAQAQAQQLEQALKALQQTQAQLIQSEKMSSLGQMVAGVAHEINNPVSFIQGNLNFAVEYIQKLLQIVQLYQQVYPKPAPVIEAVAVAIDLDFIIEDLPKMLSSMKIGAERIRQIVLSLRNFSRLDESQSKSVDIHEGLDSTLLLLQHRLKAQPKHPEIKLIKEYGPLPPVECYASQLNQVFMNILANAIDALFPTRGSSQNLEEKSIIQDPQIRLRTEVLEGDRIAIIIADNGPGIPEDVRLRIFDPFFTTKAVGSGTGLGLSISYQIIVERHGGQLRCISSPGGGAEFIIEIPIRQPTPIVTVRR, via the coding sequence ATGCAAGAATTGTTAAGAAATATTTTTTCACAGCAATTCATTCTTGATGGGCGAGGTTGGGCTATCCTGCCTCAGTGGGGAACGTGCGACCTCTGGCAGCCGGCCTTAGTGTGGCTGCATATCCTGTCGGATTCCCTGATGGCGCTGGTTTATTACTCAATTCCAGTAATGCTGGTCTATTTCGTCCGTGGGCGTTCCGATCTGCGGTTTTCCTGGGTTTTTTGGCTGTTGGGAGCCTTTATCGTTAGCAGTGGGACAACTCATTTGACGGAAGTATGGGCGCTGTGGCACCCGCAGTCTTGGCTAGCCGGCAGCCTCAAAGCCTTGACTGCTGTTGTTGCTTTATGCACAGCCGGCGCAATGCTACCCCTGATTCCTCAAGCACTGGCTTTGCCATCCGATTTGGCAGCAAGCAAGCACAGACTCACATTAGAAATTTGCGATCGCGCTGTGGCAGAGGCACAACTGCGCCAAACGACGGCTGAGCTGCAAGCGATTTTTAAAGCAGTTCCCGATTTGTACTTCCGGCTTTATGCCGATGGCACCATTCTTGATTACAACGCCGGACACCCTGAAGATTTATATTTATCGCCAGAAATGTTTTTGGGGAAACGAATGCAAGATGTTTTGCCGGCAGGCGTGGGAACTCAGATGGCTTCTGCGATCTCGCAAGTATTCGCTTCGCCAGAAGACACCTCTCCCCTGCCGATACAAATTGAGTATTCTTTACCCATGCCGGCAGGAAAACAAACCTATGAAGCTCGGCTCATTCCTTTAATCGACAACCAAATTATTGTGATCGCCCGCAACATCACGATTACCAAGCGTTCCCAAGAACAGGTACGTTCCTCTCAACAAATGCTGCGGCTGGTGATTGACAATATTCCCGAACTTATTTTCTGGAAAGATAAAAATTCAGTTTATCTCGGTTGCAATCAGAACTTTGCACGGGCTGCCGGTGTGGCCACTCCAGACAAGATTGTCGGGCTAACAGACTTCGACTTGCCCTGGACAAAAGAGGAGGCCGGCTGGTTCCGCGAGTGTGACCGGCGCGTGATGGAAAGCGACACAGCGGAATATCACATCATCGAAACCCAACTGCAAGCCGATGGCAAACAGTCTTGGGCGGATACCAATAAAATTCCACTCCATGATGCCGGCGGCAGCGTGGTGGGCATTCTGGGCACCTATGAGGACGTGACAGAGCGCAAACAGGCAGAGGAGTTGTTGCTCAGAAGCGAAGCCCGGTTCCAAAGGCTAGCCGCAAGTGTGCCGGGAGTGATTTACCAATATCGCCTCAGTGCCGATGGTTACCAGTCAATCTTATATGTGAGTCCAGCCTGCCGCGAACTTTATGAATTAGAACCCGAAGAATTTCAACAAACATTTGCCTATCACCTGATCCATCCTGATGATCGTCCATCCCTAGACCGGGCGATGGCTGTCTCTGCTTCTACCTTAGAGCCTTGGCATTGGGAGGGCCGGCTGATCACACCGTCGAGCGAGCGCAAGTGGTTGCAAACGGCGGCGCGGCCAGAATTGCAGCCTAACGGAGATATTCTCTGGGATGCCTTAGTCATCGATATCACCGAGCGCAAGCGGGTAGAAGAACAAGTTTACTTTCAAGCACTGCTGCTCGATGCAGTGGAACAAGCGGCAATCGCTGCCGATTTAGATGGCAAAATTACTTATTGGAATCGATTTGCCGAGACGCTTCAGGGTTGGCAAAAAGAAGAAGCCCTCGGTCGAAATTTTATAGAACTCTTACCCGTTGAGGCTTCCCGAACTGAGGCGGCAGAACTGCTGTCTCGCTTGAGAGCCGGTACAAGTTGGAGCGGCGAATTTGCCTTGCAACGTAAGGACGGCACAACTTTCCCGGTGATGACCACAAACTCGCCCATCTACGATGTCAATGGCGTCCTGATCGGCACTGTGAGCATTTCTCAAGACATCACGAAGCGTAAACAGGCCGAAGAAGCGCTGCGGCACTCGGAAGTACGCTCTAGAACCCTCGCGCAACGAGAAAAACTGCTGAACCGGCTCGCCAGCCAAATCCGCAACTCTCTTGATTTAGATACGATTTTAGGAACCGCAGTTCACGAAATTCGCAATCTGCTGCAAATTGATCAGTGTCTATTTATTTGGTATCGCCCAAACAGTTCTGAACTTTTTATTTTGAATTCTGAGTTACACGGGTCCATTGAAAATTCAAAATTAAATATTCAAAATATCTCTCATTGGGAAGTAGTGAAGGAGGCAAAAAATCCTGATCTGCCCAGCTTTCTCGGTTGTTACTCGGCTAAAAAAACAGACATTCTGATTAACAGGCAACTGTTAAACCTGGAAATGTTGCGAGTGGATGATATGTCGGAGGCGAGTGAGCCTTGGGAGCGATATCTTCGCAAGCATTTGGGCTACACTGCTTTTTTAGCCTTACCCATTCAAACGCGCTCTGGTGACGTTGGTGTGGTTAGCTGCGGGCATTTTAGTGAGCGCCGGCCTTGGAGTGATAATGAAGTGGAACTGCTGCAAGCTGTGAGTGATCAGCTAGCGATTGCCATTAGCCAAGCCGAAAGCTACGCTCAAGCCCAGGAAGCGGCTAGAATTGCCCAAGCGCAAGCTCAACAGCTTGAGCAAGCGCTCAAAGCGCTGCAACAAACTCAAGCGCAGCTGATTCAAAGTGAGAAAATGTCTTCTCTAGGGCAGATGGTTGCCGGTGTTGCCCATGAGATCAACAATCCGGTTAGTTTTATTCAGGGTAATCTTAATTTTGCGGTTGAGTATATCCAAAAGCTGTTGCAAATCGTGCAGCTTTACCAGCAAGTATATCCGAAGCCCGCACCTGTAATTGAAGCAGTTGCGGTTGCTATTGATTTAGATTTTATTATTGAAGATTTGCCGAAAATGCTCTCTTCTATGAAAATAGGAGCCGAACGTATTCGTCAGATCGTGCTGTCTTTACGGAACTTCTCGCGTCTAGATGAATCCCAGAGCAAATCTGTTGATATCCACGAAGGTTTAGACAGCACTTTGTTGCTGCTACAACACCGGCTGAAAGCCCAGCCTAAACATCCTGAAATTAAGCTAATTAAAGAGTATGGTCCTTTGCCGCCGGTGGAGTGCTATGCTAGCCAGCTCAATCAGGTGTTTATGAATATTCTGGCGAATGCGATTGATGCCCTCTTTCCTACGCGGGGAAGTTCCCAAAACCTTGAGGAAAAATCTATCATTCAAGATCCGCAGATTCGCCTACGCACCGAAGTCTTAGAGGGAGATCGGATCGCGATCATTATTGCAGATAACGGGCCAGGAATACCAGAGGACGTGCGTCTGCGAATTTTCGATCCTTTCTTTACAACGAAAGCTGTTGGATCGGGTACGGGTTTAGGGTTATCAATTAGCTATCAAATTATTGTTGAAAGGCATGGGGGTCAGTTGAGATGTATTTCCTCACCCGGTGGAGGTGCAGAGTTTATTATTGAGATTCCTATCAGGCAACCGACTCCAATCGTAACTGTGCGCCGATAA
- a CDS encoding ChaB family protein: MADTQQVKELPAELKDQMLEGSQQIYLAALNSAMSNGMDEDSARRVAMNTVEHDYQKGDDGKWHRRPQQSNQTRKSVQSGGN; this comes from the coding sequence ATGGCTGATACACAGCAAGTAAAAGAGTTACCGGCAGAACTCAAAGATCAAATGCTCGAAGGCTCTCAACAGATATATCTGGCTGCCTTGAATAGTGCTATGTCAAACGGGATGGATGAAGATTCTGCCCGCCGCGTTGCAATGAATACCGTAGAACATGACTATCAAAAAGGTGACGATGGCAAGTGGCACCGCCGGCCTCAACAAAGCAACCAGACCCGCAAATCGGTTCAGTCTGGTGGCAACTAG
- a CDS encoding TspO/MBR family protein, with protein sequence MIRSWMVIGGVTFLVALGSNLITPKDVKWFKHLQRPRWLTFEALIPVIWSIVFICGAWSAYIIWEKDPGSQKTWLLMAFYLLVEIAIVSYNPGMLRLRSLKAGTIIGATGTLLGLLLLLTVWPISGWAAALLLPYVIWSPIGTYTTWEMIRLNPADQ encoded by the coding sequence ATTATTAGATCTTGGATGGTGATTGGCGGCGTTACTTTCTTAGTTGCCCTAGGTAGTAACTTGATTACGCCAAAGGATGTCAAGTGGTTCAAGCATCTACAGCGCCCAAGATGGCTGACTTTTGAGGCGCTGATTCCGGTTATTTGGAGTATCGTCTTTATTTGTGGGGCTTGGTCAGCTTATATTATTTGGGAAAAAGATCCAGGAAGCCAGAAAACTTGGTTGTTGATGGCTTTTTACCTGTTAGTAGAAATTGCGATTGTTTCCTACAATCCCGGAATGTTAAGGCTGCGAAGTCTCAAAGCCGGCACCATTATCGGAGCTACCGGCACCCTTTTAGGTTTACTGTTACTACTAACCGTATGGCCGATTTCGGGATGGGCTGCTGCTTTACTCCTTCCCTATGTAATTTGGAGTCCCATTGGCACTTATACAACTTGGGAAATGATTCGTCTCAATCCTGCGGATCAGTAG
- a CDS encoding zinc ribbon domain-containing protein encodes MPLYDYFCPSNNQKVEVMHSMNQEVKTWGDVCKLAKCETGNTPEDAPVRRLLSAPRLSVPTSDSDYKSVGMSKLVKRDQGVYENVTAKDGEDRIVYR; translated from the coding sequence ATGCCTCTCTACGATTATTTCTGTCCTAGCAATAACCAGAAGGTCGAAGTTATGCACAGTATGAACCAGGAAGTTAAAACCTGGGGTGACGTGTGCAAGTTGGCTAAATGTGAAACCGGCAATACTCCGGAAGATGCTCCTGTGCGCCGGCTGCTTAGCGCGCCAAGGCTGAGTGTCCCAACATCCGACAGTGATTACAAAAGTGTCGGGATGTCTAAGCTGGTGAAACGCGATCAAGGGGTTTATGAAAATGTGACGGCGAAGGATGGAGAAGACCGAATTGTGTATCGCTAG
- a CDS encoding GH25 family lysozyme: MSAYGIDVSDFQENVNWRAVANDGISFAFIKATEGTTFVASSFATNWAGAKAAGLLRGAYHFFRPQSDAQAQAQHFLKIVKMLPGDLPAVLDIESTGSMSASAIATRMATWLSIVEKATGRRPIIYTYPGFWQRIGDMQRFSDYPLWIAHYTSDSAPWITGGWDTWTMWQYTDSGRVNGVSGGVDINRFQSSREGQTSSIVKLFQQCLQKKGFNPGTVNGYFSASTKNAVVAFQRAMGLEADGIVGVQTWTALMDNSVMPKPAPAPTPIPTPAPAPKPTPIPTPTPAPPTPSQYIISLVDAGKYYQALPNQNQAVEWLQRQIPQAILSEFSKKWRNSKFHVPIRLLDVFKFYQGLTNQNQALQWLQGRISLATLQEFAQKWRTPTTSSQSTLIRLVDVCLYYQRRLNQNQALDWLQGQIPAATLQEFARRWRNSTSTAPIRLVDVCRFYQAKPNQNQALNWLQGQIPQATLIYFARRWRG; encoded by the coding sequence ATGAGTGCATACGGCATAGATGTTTCAGATTTTCAGGAAAACGTCAATTGGCGGGCAGTTGCCAATGATGGCATTTCGTTTGCCTTTATCAAAGCCACTGAAGGCACAACTTTTGTCGCCAGTAGCTTCGCAACCAATTGGGCCGGCGCTAAGGCAGCTGGTTTGCTGCGGGGTGCGTACCACTTCTTTCGCCCCCAAAGCGATGCTCAAGCGCAAGCGCAGCATTTCCTCAAAATCGTCAAAATGCTGCCTGGAGACTTGCCGGCAGTCTTAGATATCGAATCCACCGGCAGTATGAGTGCCAGCGCAATCGCCACACGCATGGCAACATGGTTATCGATAGTCGAGAAAGCAACCGGACGCAGACCGATTATCTACACCTATCCCGGATTCTGGCAACGAATCGGCGATATGCAGCGTTTCTCAGACTATCCCCTGTGGATCGCGCATTACACCAGCGACTCTGCGCCTTGGATCACTGGCGGTTGGGATACCTGGACAATGTGGCAATATACCGACTCTGGGCGGGTGAATGGAGTCTCTGGCGGTGTGGACATCAATCGTTTTCAAAGCTCACGGGAAGGGCAAACCAGCTCAATCGTCAAGCTTTTCCAGCAATGTTTGCAAAAAAAAGGCTTTAATCCTGGAACCGTTAACGGTTATTTTAGTGCCAGTACCAAAAATGCGGTCGTTGCGTTTCAAAGGGCGATGGGACTTGAGGCTGATGGCATCGTAGGGGTTCAAACGTGGACGGCACTGATGGATAATAGTGTGATGCCCAAGCCGGCACCGGCACCCACTCCGATACCAACCCCGGCACCGGCACCCAAACCGACACCCATACCCACTCCAACACCGGCACCTCCTACCCCGTCTCAATATATTATTAGTTTGGTGGATGCCGGTAAATACTATCAAGCCTTACCCAACCAAAATCAAGCCGTTGAGTGGCTACAAAGACAAATTCCTCAAGCCATCCTCAGCGAGTTTTCTAAAAAATGGCGAAACTCAAAATTCCACGTACCCATTCGCCTGCTTGACGTGTTCAAGTTTTATCAAGGTTTGACCAATCAAAATCAAGCACTACAGTGGTTGCAGGGGCGAATCTCTTTAGCCACCTTGCAGGAATTTGCCCAAAAGTGGCGCACTCCTACTACCTCGTCTCAATCAACACTCATCCGTCTGGTTGATGTTTGCTTATACTATCAGCGCCGGCTCAACCAAAATCAGGCGCTTGATTGGCTGCAAGGGCAAATTCCCGCCGCCACCTTACAAGAGTTTGCCCGCCGGTGGCGCAATTCCACCTCCACAGCGCCCATTCGTTTGGTTGATGTGTGCAGGTTTTATCAAGCCAAGCCTAATCAAAATCAGGCACTTAATTGGCTGCAAGGACAAATACCTCAAGCGACACTGATTTATTTTGCTCGCCGGTGGCGCGGATAA
- the hisA gene encoding 1-(5-phosphoribosyl)-5-[(5-phosphoribosylamino)methylideneamino]imidazole-4-carboxamide isomerase produces MDVIPAIDLLEGRCVRLYQGDYSQSQTFNEDPVAVAKQWVDQGATRLHLVDLDGAKTGALVNRQAIAEIVRTVSVPVQLGGGLRDYAAVADLLSLGVDRAILGTVAVEKPQLVWQLCEEFPGQIIVGIDARDGKVATRGWLETSEVLATDLAQQMAQHGAAAIIYTDIYRDGTMQGPNMPALREIADAVDIPIIASGGVSSITDLLSLLALESVGVTGVIIGRALYTGDISLKEALQAIGPERLQDIPPDFGSSAFA; encoded by the coding sequence ATGGATGTTATTCCAGCAATCGATTTGTTAGAAGGCCGGTGTGTACGGCTGTATCAGGGAGATTATTCACAATCGCAAACGTTTAATGAAGACCCTGTTGCCGTGGCTAAACAGTGGGTAGATCAAGGTGCGACGCGGTTGCATTTGGTGGATCTTGATGGGGCAAAGACGGGCGCGTTGGTGAACCGGCAGGCGATTGCAGAGATTGTGCGGACGGTTTCGGTGCCGGTGCAGCTTGGAGGCGGCTTGCGAGATTACGCTGCCGTTGCCGATCTATTGTCTTTGGGTGTGGATCGAGCGATTTTAGGGACGGTGGCGGTAGAAAAACCGCAGTTGGTGTGGCAGTTGTGCGAAGAGTTCCCAGGTCAAATCATTGTTGGGATTGACGCCCGTGATGGTAAAGTGGCCACGCGAGGCTGGCTGGAAACGTCTGAGGTGCTGGCAACAGATTTAGCTCAGCAAATGGCCCAACACGGGGCGGCGGCAATTATCTATACAGATATTTACCGGGATGGGACGATGCAAGGGCCAAATATGCCGGCTTTGCGAGAAATTGCCGATGCAGTTGACATTCCCATTATTGCCTCTGGTGGGGTGAGTTCGATTACTGATTTGTTGAGTTTGCTGGCGCTCGAATCTGTGGGAGTCACCGGCGTCATTATCGGACGTGCCCTGTACACGGGTGATATTTCGCTGAAAGAGGCATTGCAAGCGATCGGCCCGGAACGGCTACAGGATATTCCCCCGGATTTTGGTTCCTCAGCGTTTGCTTAA